The proteins below are encoded in one region of Mycobacterium pseudokansasii:
- a CDS encoding sulfotransferase family protein: MGDRTDVGTVEELHASATKLVGLDDFGSDEDNYREALGVLLDSYRREAGLTVLGSKMNRFFLRGALVARLLSEAAWKQHPQYADVAIERPIFVTGLVRTGTTALHRLLGADPAHQGLHMWLAEFPQPRPPRDTWESNPLYRRLDDQFTRHHQDNPGYTGLHFMAAYELEECWQLLRQSLHSVSYETLAHLPGYASWLSQQDWTPAYRRHRRNLQLIGLNDAEKRWVLKNPSHLFALDALMATYPDALVIQTHRPVETIMASMCSLAQHTSEGWSTVFVGAQIGADAMDTWSRGLERFNTARAQYDPGQFYDVEYRDLIADPLGTVAAIYRYFGLTLTEEARQAMAKIHAESQTGERAPKHSYSLEDYGLTAEAVKERFAGL; encoded by the coding sequence ATGGGCGATCGCACCGATGTGGGTACCGTGGAGGAACTGCACGCATCGGCCACGAAGTTGGTCGGGCTCGACGATTTCGGTTCCGACGAGGACAACTACCGCGAAGCCCTGGGCGTGCTATTGGACTCCTACCGGCGCGAAGCCGGGCTTACGGTGTTGGGCAGCAAGATGAATCGCTTCTTTTTGCGCGGCGCGCTGGTGGCCAGATTGCTGTCCGAAGCCGCGTGGAAGCAGCACCCGCAGTACGCCGACGTAGCCATCGAGCGGCCGATCTTCGTCACCGGGCTGGTGCGCACCGGTACTACCGCACTGCATCGGCTACTGGGCGCCGACCCGGCCCACCAAGGTCTGCACATGTGGCTGGCCGAGTTCCCGCAGCCTCGGCCGCCCCGCGACACCTGGGAGTCAAACCCGTTGTATCGCCGGCTTGATGACCAGTTCACCCGACACCACCAAGACAATCCCGGTTATACCGGCCTGCATTTCATGGCCGCCTACGAGTTGGAGGAATGCTGGCAGCTGCTGCGGCAGTCGCTGCATTCGGTGTCCTACGAGACGTTGGCCCATCTGCCGGGCTACGCCTCGTGGCTGTCACAGCAGGACTGGACGCCGGCATATCGGCGGCATCGCCGCAACCTTCAGCTGATCGGACTCAACGATGCCGAAAAGCGTTGGGTGCTCAAGAATCCCAGCCATCTGTTCGCGCTCGATGCATTGATGGCCACCTATCCCGACGCGCTGGTGATACAGACTCACCGCCCGGTCGAGACGATCATGGCCTCGATGTGCTCGCTGGCGCAGCACACTTCTGAGGGATGGTCGACGGTTTTCGTCGGGGCGCAGATTGGCGCCGACGCGATGGACACGTGGTCGCGCGGCCTGGAGCGGTTCAACACGGCTCGGGCGCAGTATGACCCGGGCCAGTTTTACGACGTCGAGTACCGCGATTTGATTGCTGACCCGCTGGGCACGGTGGCCGCCATTTACCGGTACTTCGGGCTGACGTTGACCGAGGAAGCCCGCCAAGCCATGGCGAAGATCCACGCCGAGAGTCAGACCGGCGAGCGCGCCCCCAAGCACAGTTATTCGCTGGAGGACTACGGGCTGACCGCTGAAGCCGTCAAGGAGCGGTTCGCGGGGCTGTGA
- a CDS encoding Rieske 2Fe-2S domain-containing protein has product MSTGTSSVGVREIDAGILPTRYARGWHCLGVAKDFMDGKPHGVEAFGTKLVVFADSNGDLKILDNYCRHMGGDLSGGTIKGDEIACPFHDWRWGGDGRCKLVPYAKRTPKTARTRSWETDVRGGLLFVWHDHEGNPPDPAVRIPDIPEAASDEWTDWRWNRILIEGSNCRDIIDNVTDMAHFFYIHFGLPTYFKNVFEGHIASQYLHNVGRPDVEGLGTAYGEAHLDSEASYFGPSFMINWLHNSYSGYKSESILINCHYPVTQDSFVLQWGVIVEKPKGMDEKMTDKLSRVFTEGVSMGFMQDVEIWKHKTRIANPLLVEEDGAVYQMRRWYEQFYVDVADIKAEMVERFEMEVDTTRANEFWRAEVQRNLDARKLADGVPAEQH; this is encoded by the coding sequence GTGAGTACCGGCACAAGTAGCGTCGGCGTCCGGGAGATCGATGCCGGAATCTTGCCGACCAGGTACGCGCGGGGCTGGCATTGCCTCGGTGTCGCCAAGGATTTCATGGACGGCAAGCCGCACGGGGTGGAAGCGTTCGGCACCAAGCTGGTGGTGTTCGCCGACTCCAACGGCGATCTGAAGATCCTCGACAACTACTGCCGTCACATGGGGGGCGACCTGTCCGGGGGCACCATCAAGGGCGACGAGATCGCCTGCCCGTTCCACGACTGGCGCTGGGGCGGCGACGGCCGCTGCAAGCTGGTGCCATACGCCAAGCGCACCCCGAAAACCGCGCGCACCCGGTCCTGGGAGACCGACGTGCGCGGCGGCCTGCTCTTCGTCTGGCACGATCACGAAGGCAACCCGCCGGACCCCGCTGTCAGGATCCCCGACATTCCGGAGGCCGCCAGCGACGAATGGACGGACTGGCGGTGGAACCGCATCCTCATCGAAGGATCCAATTGCCGCGACATCATCGACAACGTCACCGACATGGCCCACTTCTTCTACATCCATTTCGGGTTGCCGACTTACTTCAAGAACGTCTTCGAGGGCCACATCGCCTCGCAGTATCTGCACAACGTGGGTCGCCCGGATGTGGAGGGTCTGGGAACCGCGTACGGCGAAGCGCACCTGGATTCCGAGGCGTCTTATTTCGGGCCGTCGTTCATGATCAACTGGCTGCACAATAGCTACAGCGGCTACAAGTCCGAGTCGATCCTGATCAATTGCCACTACCCGGTCACTCAGGACTCGTTCGTGTTGCAGTGGGGTGTGATCGTCGAAAAGCCCAAAGGCATGGACGAGAAGATGACCGACAAGCTGTCGCGGGTGTTCACCGAAGGCGTCAGCATGGGGTTCATGCAGGATGTCGAGATCTGGAAGCACAAAACCAGAATCGCGAACCCGCTGCTGGTCGAGGAAGACGGTGCGGTCTATCAGATGCGTCGCTGGTATGAGCAGTTTTACGTAGATGTGGCCGACATCAAAGCCGAAATGGTGGAGCGCTTCGAGATGGAGGTGGACACCACCCGGGCCAACGAGTTCTGGCGGGCGGAGGTCCAAAGAAACCTGGACGCAAGGAAACTCGCCGACGGCGTGCCCGCCGAGCAGCACTGA